In one Brevibacillus composti genomic region, the following are encoded:
- a CDS encoding DMT family transporter encodes MQVERREKLGLLLGLAGVICFSITLPATRVAVEYFGATFVGLGRTIFAAMIVAFVLLVRKEKRPSLRQFKSLVIVSLGAVLGFPLLTSWAMESLPVSHGAVVVALLPLATTGFAMLRAGEVPSLIFWLYSLIGSLAVITYAVHLGFGQLQFADLALLAAVLILGLSYAEGGKLARELGSWQVIAWALLIAAPLFIVPVFLNVTGEMLHAPLKAWISFLYLAVVSQFLAYVAWYSGMSLGGISRVSQIQYLQPFLMIAISALFLNESVTLFTVLVAAIVVCSVIFGKNAAVMKKGAASVKQ; translated from the coding sequence ATGCAAGTGGAAAGAAGGGAAAAGTTGGGGTTGCTGTTGGGGCTGGCAGGCGTCATCTGTTTTAGCATCACGCTCCCCGCGACCAGGGTCGCCGTGGAGTATTTCGGAGCAACGTTCGTCGGTTTGGGAAGAACCATTTTCGCCGCTATGATCGTTGCTTTTGTATTGCTGGTCAGAAAAGAAAAGAGGCCCTCCCTCCGCCAATTCAAGAGCCTGGTGATTGTCTCGCTCGGCGCGGTTTTAGGCTTTCCCTTGCTCACTTCCTGGGCCATGGAAAGCCTGCCTGTTTCCCATGGAGCTGTCGTCGTGGCACTTTTGCCATTAGCGACAACAGGATTTGCCATGCTGAGAGCAGGCGAAGTCCCTTCTCTCATATTTTGGCTTTACAGCCTCATCGGTTCATTGGCAGTAATTACTTATGCGGTCCACCTTGGATTTGGCCAATTGCAATTTGCAGATCTGGCCTTGCTGGCAGCCGTGCTCATACTCGGGCTCAGCTATGCAGAAGGCGGCAAGCTGGCCCGGGAATTAGGCAGCTGGCAAGTGATTGCTTGGGCACTACTGATTGCGGCTCCGCTGTTCATCGTTCCCGTCTTTTTGAACGTGACCGGAGAGATGCTTCATGCCCCTTTGAAAGCCTGGATCAGTTTTCTTTATCTGGCAGTCGTGAGTCAGTTTCTGGCGTATGTCGCCTGGTATAGCGGCATGTCGCTGGGAGGGATCTCCAGAGTTAGCCAGATTCAATATTTGCAGCCCTTTTTAATGATAGCGATCTCCGCTCTGTTTCTGAATGAATCCGTAACCCTTTTCACTGTCCTCGTCGCTGCCATTGTTGTGTGTTCCGTTATCTTTGGCAAGAATGCCGCGGTGATGAAAAAAGGAGCTGCATCCGTGAAACAGTAA
- a CDS encoding DinB family protein translates to MNAHEAILLNLRETRRRSIKVWSSLPDEWLPWRPDPDAMSFGEMIRHVWTGTHDYHVIVKNNGSLANRAPQLYENEPIVSVEEEIRMSKPYFDDFLAYIETVGEDELSTRLIVRSDAGYTRSLGDMLLRIAYHDAVHTGQFLQYMRMVGLERSQIWD, encoded by the coding sequence ATGAACGCTCATGAAGCCATTCTGCTGAACCTGCGTGAAACCAGGAGACGGTCGATCAAAGTATGGAGCAGTCTGCCTGACGAGTGGCTGCCCTGGAGACCGGACCCTGACGCCATGTCCTTTGGTGAAATGATTCGCCACGTGTGGACCGGTACCCATGATTACCATGTGATCGTAAAAAATAACGGTTCCCTTGCGAATCGAGCGCCGCAACTCTACGAAAACGAGCCTATCGTCTCGGTTGAAGAGGAAATCCGCATGTCGAAGCCGTATTTTGATGACTTCCTCGCTTATATCGAAACGGTAGGAGAAGACGAGCTGTCTACCCGACTGATTGTACGCAGCGATGCCGGGTATACGCGTTCACTGGGGGATATGCTGCTCCGGATCGCGTATCACGATGCCGTCCATACAGGTCAGTTTCTCCAATACATGAGAATGGTAGGATTAGAGAGGTCCCAAATTTGGGATTAA
- a CDS encoding YncE family protein — MVVKGDLGSINHYTDLGKSGDTISVYDLKKWELVKKIKTPTPADIALDGNHLLVTNFVNGTLSIIDTTDLEQKDQIMVGEWRA; from the coding sequence ATGGTGGTTAAAGGCGACCTTGGTTCTATCAATCACTATACCGATTTAGGTAAGAGCGGTGACACAATATCTGTTTACGATTTGAAAAAGTGGGAGTTGGTGAAAAAGATAAAAACGCCTACCCCAGCGGACATTGCATTGGATGGAAATCATCTGCTGGTCACAAACTTTGTAAACGGTACCCTGTCCATCATTGATACGACCGATTTAGAGCAAAAAGACCAGATAATGGTCGGGGAATGGCGCGCCTAG
- a CDS encoding IS4 family transposase has protein sequence MDKDTLLSSFGKWVAPLNAKIISDWTTETGEDKYVKKLTTLAYLLIFMDAQLNQRKALRDIVTEIENNEAFQKELGITSISISQLSRKNNKLSPELLQQLFVDLVAQVTRIRTPAAGRVGTVKLLDSTTMSLCLSKYKWATYRKTKAGVKLHLRVTFCDPDTVYPEKAVLTPAKPSDRTQMDALIDETGATYVFDRGYVDYEKYDQYCWDGVFFVTRLKDNAIVEVMDEFPTAEGSVMTRDRMVKIGKGAKQMKHVLRLIETVDLKGNPIRIITNRFDLTAEEIGDLYRNRWKIETFFRWLKQHLKLTRFYGEDENAVWNQILICLISYCLLLLMKLELSTTKSLLDLSRLLKSNLTKSWEVFKAAVFRKPARTSKCRQKVVKS, from the coding sequence ATGGACAAGGATACACTACTTTCGTCATTTGGTAAATGGGTTGCACCCTTAAATGCAAAAATAATTTCCGACTGGACCACAGAAACCGGCGAAGACAAGTATGTGAAGAAGCTTACCACTCTAGCGTACCTTCTCATCTTCATGGACGCTCAGCTGAATCAGCGCAAGGCTTTGCGGGACATTGTCACCGAAATTGAGAATAACGAAGCCTTCCAGAAAGAACTCGGCATCACCTCCATCAGTATTTCGCAGCTTTCCAGGAAGAACAACAAGCTGTCGCCGGAACTTTTACAGCAGCTATTTGTCGATCTGGTCGCTCAGGTCACTCGCATTCGCACGCCTGCCGCTGGGCGAGTCGGTACGGTTAAACTGCTGGATTCCACGACCATGAGTCTGTGTCTTAGCAAGTACAAGTGGGCAACGTACCGGAAAACGAAAGCCGGCGTGAAACTCCACTTACGCGTGACCTTCTGTGATCCGGATACGGTCTATCCGGAGAAGGCCGTGCTCACTCCGGCCAAGCCGTCAGATCGCACCCAAATGGATGCGCTCATCGATGAAACCGGCGCTACTTATGTATTTGACCGCGGCTACGTGGACTACGAGAAATACGACCAGTACTGCTGGGATGGAGTCTTCTTCGTTACTCGGTTGAAAGACAATGCTATTGTCGAAGTGATGGATGAATTTCCAACAGCGGAAGGCTCGGTCATGACTCGGGATCGCATGGTGAAGATCGGCAAAGGGGCCAAACAGATGAAGCATGTTCTTCGCCTCATCGAAACCGTCGATTTAAAAGGAAATCCCATCCGAATCATAACGAACCGATTCGATCTGACCGCTGAAGAAATCGGCGACTTGTACCGCAATCGCTGGAAGATTGAAACCTTCTTCCGATGGTTGAAGCAGCATCTGAAGTTGACGCGATTCTACGGTGAAGATGAAAACGCCGTATGGAACCAGATCCTGATTTGCCTGATTAGTTACTGCCTTCTGCTCCTGATGAAACTGGAGCTCTCGACAACTAAGTCGCTGCTTGATCTAAGCCGACTACTAAAATCGAATCTCACCAAGTCGTGGGAAGTTTTTAAAGCGGCTGTATTTCGAAAACCAGCACGCACTTCGAAATGTCGGCAGAAGGTCGTGAAGAGCTAA
- a CDS encoding peptidase M56 BlaR1: MMRIRNSALKLIVVGSVLGIGITLGILSVGTTLANRQDQDQINFPVNENGQTYGSSLYASSPSKEPDLIKAIGVDGTVGYVKSTDLNESLPKTPTQALDHQRNKKKGHRTIPLYDVNGKKVIGTFHVENGEESFKETTTDNE, translated from the coding sequence ATGATGAGGATTAGAAATTCGGCACTAAAATTAATTGTAGTAGGTTCTGTGTTGGGAATCGGTATTACGTTAGGCATTCTCAGTGTTGGCACGACATTAGCCAACAGGCAGGACCAGGACCAAATCAACTTTCCAGTAAATGAGAATGGACAAACTTATGGTTCTTCACTGTATGCATCTTCTCCAAGTAAAGAACCCGATTTAATCAAAGCAATTGGTGTAGATGGTACAGTTGGTTACGTGAAATCTACTGATTTGAACGAAAGTTTACCAAAAACCCCTACGCAAGCATTGGACCATCAACGTAATAAAAAGAAAGGTCATCGGACGATTCCATTGTATGATGTAAATGGAAAGAAAGTAATTGGAACATTTCATGTTGAAAACGGTGAAGAGTCTTTCAAAGAAACAACCACGGATAACGAGTAA
- a CDS encoding IS5 family transposase has product MYEFLSHRENQLLLPDDFFLPFGGKLSKENRWVKLARLVPWAHAEKKYAKSFRISFRGQKAVSIRVALGALIIQERLQLSDRETVQQIVENPYLQYFIGLEGYQDHPPFHPSLMTHFRKRLGEPVLREINEIIAVEAAKSIPDSDRDDEPKSGTKSKGKRTTKRHSTSEEDPNQGVLLLDATCAPADVAYPTDLNLLNEAREKLEEIIDTLHAPQIGRSRKPRTYRDKARKEYLAVAKQRRANGKVIRRAIGKQLRYVARNLQIIRNMASRQPLTLLSRKQYRDLLVIQELYRQQRMMFERKTHQIEDRIVSIHQPHVRPVVRGKAKARVEFGAKVSVSMVNGYAFLERLSWDSFNEGVTLIESVEAYKRRFGCYPKAVLADQIYRTRQNRAFCKAHGIRLSGPALGRPVQGEEATEQRRVARQDARKRNAIEGKFGEGKRRYGLGRIRACLAKTSETVIALQLLVMNLERRLRDFFVSWLNRLLSYRIPAFGNIFEV; this is encoded by the coding sequence ATGTACGAATTTCTCTCTCATCGTGAAAATCAACTGCTTCTCCCTGATGATTTTTTCTTGCCATTTGGCGGCAAGTTGAGTAAAGAAAATCGCTGGGTCAAGTTGGCTCGGTTGGTACCGTGGGCACATGCAGAGAAAAAGTATGCCAAGTCCTTCCGCATATCGTTTCGTGGACAAAAGGCCGTTTCCATCCGTGTCGCTCTCGGGGCACTCATCATTCAGGAACGTTTGCAACTGTCGGACCGGGAAACGGTCCAGCAGATTGTCGAAAACCCGTATCTGCAATACTTCATCGGGCTGGAAGGCTATCAGGATCATCCACCGTTCCACCCGTCGCTCATGACGCATTTTCGCAAACGTTTAGGCGAACCGGTTCTCCGTGAAATCAACGAGATCATCGCGGTTGAGGCCGCTAAATCAATTCCAGATTCCGACCGTGACGATGAACCAAAATCAGGTACAAAATCCAAAGGTAAACGTACGACCAAGCGTCACTCAACATCCGAGGAAGATCCGAACCAGGGTGTCTTGTTGCTGGATGCCACATGTGCCCCGGCGGATGTGGCGTACCCAACCGATTTGAACTTGCTGAACGAGGCGCGTGAGAAACTGGAGGAGATCATCGATACGTTACATGCTCCACAGATTGGTCGTTCCCGCAAACCACGGACTTATCGGGATAAAGCTCGAAAGGAGTACCTGGCCGTGGCCAAACAGCGTCGTGCAAACGGCAAGGTGATTCGTCGAGCGATCGGCAAGCAACTCCGGTATGTAGCACGTAACCTTCAAATTATCCGCAACATGGCCTCACGGCAGCCGCTGACACTTTTGAGCCGGAAACAATATCGCGACTTGCTTGTGATTCAGGAACTGTATCGACAGCAACGCATGATGTTTGAACGCAAAACGCATCAGATCGAAGATCGAATCGTGAGCATCCACCAACCGCACGTCCGCCCGGTCGTACGCGGCAAAGCGAAAGCGCGAGTAGAGTTTGGCGCCAAAGTATCGGTCAGCATGGTGAACGGTTATGCTTTTCTGGAGCGTCTATCATGGGACAGCTTCAACGAAGGGGTGACGCTGATCGAATCTGTAGAAGCATACAAGAGACGCTTTGGTTGTTACCCGAAGGCGGTACTTGCCGATCAAATCTATCGCACCCGGCAAAACAGGGCATTTTGCAAAGCGCATGGCATTCGTTTGAGCGGTCCGGCGCTTGGCCGTCCCGTACAAGGCGAAGAAGCGACAGAACAACGGCGAGTCGCAAGACAAGATGCACGAAAACGCAACGCCATAGAAGGCAAATTTGGTGAGGGCAAGCGCAGGTATGGGCTTGGCCGTATTCGAGCATGCCTTGCGAAAACAAGTGAAACCGTCATCGCGCTTCAGCTCCTGGTGATGAACCTCGAGCGTAGGCTGCGGGATTTTTTTGTCTCCTGGTTAAACCGTCTTCTTTCCTATAGAATTCCTGCTTTTGGAAACATTTTTGAAGTTTGA